In Flavobacterium sp. GSB-24, the genomic window AATGGGAAAGCCGAAAACCAAAGAGAGTAGGCAAAATTATAATAATAAATACCACTTTATGAAAGCATTTTTACCCACAATCTGCTTGATGTTCTTAACCATTTTTAGTTCGCAAGCGCAAACTAATGTCCCAGCCGCAAATCCATTTCCTTCTATTAGTACATTAACGACTTGGGCGAGCTTCAATTCACAACAACAATTTGATGTTGCTATTCGTGCTGTTGGATTTAAGTTTGAAGTTAAAGAACCAGGTGAAGGATCTACAGCTTATACCTACATTCGTAAAGTAACAGTTAACGAAGTAAACTATACTGATAGAATTGTGTACAGAATTACTAATAATAATTCGGCAAGTATTATCTCATTGGTAACTGCTTCTACTGACTTAGTTAGTTTATATACACCGCAATTGGCAACTTTTAAAAATAACAACTGTAAAACAGAAATGTCTAAAGACAAAAACACAACTTGCAGCTGTTACGAAAGTGCTAATTTTGCAATCGATCTTTGCGACGAACGTGTAAAATTAACTATGGGTGACGGAAATAAATATTTTGTTTCTGTAGCTAAAAAATAATCATACACTCTGAATTGTTTCCAAATCTTTACTGACTTTTAAGTATGTAAAGATTTGGAATACATTTCTTAGTTTGAGTTTGGATTTTTGAGTTCGTACCAAACTTCAATTTCTCCTTGATATTCGAAAGAATTCACAAAATGGAAACCTAGTTTTTCTAAAATCTTTCTAGAATTTTCATTTCCTGCATCGGCATACGCGTAAAGTGCTTCCACTTTCATTTTATTAAAAGCATAATCGACAAAAGCTTTTCCTGCTTCAGATGCATATCCTTTTCCCCAATGTTTTTCGATAAAACGATAACCTAACTCGTAAAAATTTTTATGATTATTGATTTCGTCAGTAATATATTTTATTCCCGACCATCCAATAAATTCATTGGTTTCTTTTAGAACTACAGCCCAGCGCCCTGTTCCAAAATCTTTGTATTGTTTTTGAACGAATTTGATATAATCAATGCTTTCTTCAATATGTTTTACGGGATTATTTCCTAAAAACAAATGGACATTGGGATTCGAATCCAATTCGAACATTCCTTCTGCATCAGAAAGTGCTAATTCTCGTAAAATCAAACGTTCGGTTTCAATTGAATTCTTCATTTTTATTTTAGTTTAAAATGTAACGTGTTATTACTTCTGCAACACCATCATTATTATTGGATGCTACAATTATATCTGCTTTGTCACGCAATTCAGGCGTTACATTATCTACCCAGACTCCAAGACCAGCATATTCAATCATTGTTAAGTCATTTCCAGCGTTTCCAACTGCGATAATTTCACTTTGAAGAATTCCTAACTTATCTGCCAAAAGTTTCAAACTGGCCGCTTTATCAATCCCTTGCTGCGCTGCTTCTAAGAAAAATGGTTTCGACATAGAAACACTCAAATGCGGCATTGCTTCAATTAAATCTTTTTCAACCGTTTTCAAATAAGCCGGATCTTCTAATAAAATACATTTTACAGCAGGTCTGTCAACATATTCCTTAAAACTGGTCACTTTACGATGCACCATTCCAGTAATTTCTTTTTCGACTTCTATGTATGGCGAATCTGTTTCGCTTATAATTTCATTGTCCAAATAAGTGATAATATGCGTCTTCATTTTAACACTATAATCGTATAATTCATGAATCTGCTCTACAGTCAGCTTTTGTTCAAAAAAAACTAAATCGTCTTTTGCCCTACTGATAATAGCACCATTAAATGATATAATATAAGAGTCATTAATATCCAATTGTAATTCTTTTGCATAAGCCGTCATTGCAGATGTAGGTCTTCCTGAAGCCAAGACTACGTAAACACCTTTGGCTTGTGCCTCTAATATTACTTTTTTATTTAAATCTGAAATTTTATGATCGTCTGTCAACAAGGTATCATCCATGTCGAGCACCAGCATTTTGTATTGCATATTTTTTAGTTTTCAGTCGCAGTTTTCAGTCGCAGTCTCAGTAACAACTGAAAACTGAGACTGAAAACTGAAAACTTTTAAAGACTCATTCTAAATTCTTCAATAACAGGATTTGCTTTTGCATAATCAGTTTCTTGAATAAAAACCTCAACAGCCAAATCTGTTCCGCCAAAACCCCCTAAACGAGCCGATTGAATATTATCTTTTTTTACGGTTTCTACTCCCGCAGTTTCTAATCTTTCCTGCAAAGCAATTGCTAATACTTCACTACCCGAAAACACCTTCATTAATCCCATGATATTCTATATTTATTCTAATATTATTTTTAATTGTTTTTGAAAATCTTCATTTTCGTTCATACCAACATGTCCCTGACCTTCCAAAGGATAAAAATAGGCATTTGATTTCAAAAGCTTTTTCAATCTTAATGAATTTTCACAAGGAATTAACTGATCATCAGTTCCATGAAAAATATAAATTGGAGCTTTAATTTTTGGAAGATATAAATTGGTTTCTAAACTAAACCTCTTCATAAAGTCTGGAAAAAAGGGAACTCTCGAACTTGACAATTCTAAAAAGTTGTAATATGGAGCCTGAAGGATTACTGCTTTTGGTCTATTTTCTAAAGCAAGTTTTGCAGCAAACCCAGAACCGATAGAATATCCAGCAATTATAATTTCATCTTCAGAATATCTCTTAGACAATTGCTTATAAACAATCGAAATATCTTTACTTAATTGTTCTTCATTTTCAATTTCACCTTCACTTTTCCCGAAACTTCTATAGTCCAAAATAAAAATATCGTAACCCAGTGAAGTATATATTTTAGCAATCTTGCCCCAAGTTTCTAATGTTCCGGCATTTCCATGAAGATAAAAAATTAAGCCTTTGGATTTTTCTGCTTTAAATAACAATCCGTTGAGAATACTTCCATCAAAGGACTCGATGTTAATTTCCTCATACTTATGCTGATAATCAAATTTAAAGTTCTTTGGTAATTTTGAACTATGAAAAACTAATTCAACCTGATTGAAATAGACGTAAGATATTATTAAAACATAAACAATTAAAAAAAAGCACAAAAGTACAAATGCTAAAAATTTAAACGTTTTTAATATCTCCATTAATCAGTAATTATTTGTTTGTCGCAATTTTCAGTTTATTAGCCTGTTGACTGAAACTGAAAACTGAGACTATCTATTCTTCTTGAATATCGTCTTCTTCTTCGTCAAGTTCTTCCTCTCCTTCTTCATCCATATCAAATAAAAAAGGTTCAACTAACATTTTGTCAGCCAAAATTTCGATACGCTCTGTCAGGGTTTCAGCAAAAATCAAACGCTGCGTTTTTGCAATACTGCCAGAAATACGCATAATCTTTGTTTCGTGTCTCAACCTTAAAATAGGATCTGCATCATCAAGAATCAGCATTTTTAATCGGTTAACATTGTAACCTGCTGTACTAAACATATCGTTCAGTTTTGTTGGTGTTCCAATTAAGACATCGATTCCAGTTGAAATGTAATTTTTATCGTAATCCATGTCGCCTTTTTCATTTACGCCATACACCTCAAGATTGGTGTATTTTCCATATTTTTCAAAAAGCGCCACCATTTCCAATACCTTCGCTTTGTCTTCAACAATAATCAAAGCACGAGGTGATTCTTCATTTTTTCCTGCTAACTGCTGAATGACATTTAAAACAATTGTAGTTGTTTTTCCACTTCCTTTTGGAGAAATAATTACGCAATCGGCACCACTTTTTATGGTCGAAAATGTTTCCAGCTGCAATGCATTTGCTTCTGTCAAACCATTTTCGATTAATCCGTCTTGTAATTTCTCGTTTATTTTTTTTAGTTTCATTTTTTTTTATGCTTTAAGCTTTAAGCATTAGGCCATAAGCTAAAATATTATACTTTTTTTTAAAGCCTAAAGCTTAAAGCTTAAAGCCTATTGCGCAAGACATCTACTTGCTTGCAAACAATTTCACATCGGTTTCAGAGATTTCGTTTCCTCCTAAAATAATCAATCTTTCGACTACATTTCGAAGTTCACGAATATTTCCTGTCCAATCGTATTCCTGCAATAATTTTATGGCTTGCGCCGAAAATACTTTCACTGCATTTCCCTGCTCTGATGCAATTTTTTCTGCAAAATGTTTTATCAAAGCTGGAATATCGTCACGTCTTTCATTTAACGGCGGTACTTTAATCAAAATAACAGCCAGACGATGATATAAATCTTCACGGAAACGGCCTTCGGCAATTTCTGTTTTTAAATCTTTATTTGTTGCAGCTACTACACGAACATCAACTTTAATATCTTTATCGGCACCAACTCTGGTAATCATACTTTCCTGAAGGGCACGTAAAACTTTGGCTTGCGCCGAAAGACTCATATCACCAATTTCATCGAGGAAAATCGTCCCTTTGTCAGCGGCTTCAAACTTCCCCGCGCGATCTTTCACTGCCGATGTAAAAGCACCTTTTACGTGTCCGAACAATTCACTTTCAATCAATTCACTTGGAATCGCAGCACAGTTAACTTCAATTAAAGGAAAATTAGCACGTTCGCTTTTTTCATGTAATTGATGGGCTACTAATTCTTTTCCAGTTCCGTTTGGACCTGTAATTAAAACCCTGGCTTCGGTTTGAGCTACTTTATCAATCATCACTTTAATATGATTAATTGACTCACTCTCACCTATCATTTCGTAATTCTTGCTGACTTTTTTCTTTAGAATTTTATTCTCAACAACTAATTGTTTTTTGTCTAAAGCATTACGAACGGTATTTAATAAACGATTCAAATCCGGCGGTTTTGAAATGTAATCAAAAGCTCCTAAGCGCATAGTATGAATTGCTGTTTCCATATCGCCGTGACCCGAAATCATGACCATCGGAATTTCTGGTTTTATCTTTTTTACTTCTTCTAAAACCTCAACACCGTCCATTTTTGGCATTTTGATGTCACACAAAACCAAATCGTAATCGTTGTTTTTTATTTTTTCAAGCCCTGCAACGCCATCTTCAGCTTCTTCAACTTGGTATGAATCATTTTCTTCTGATAAAATTTTTACCAAAACTCTTCTGATTGCTGCTTCGTCTTCTATAATTAGTATTTTACTCATTTTTTTTTTAAGGTTCTGAGGTTCTAAGTCACTAAGGTTCTGAGGTTTTTCTAAAAGACACTAAAAAAATCTTAGCACCTCAGCACCTTAGAACCTTAGTAACTCCAAAAAATTAATATTTAAGCCACCTATACAATTCTTTCCAAGTTGGTTTTTTACCGTACATTAAAATACCTACGCGGTAAATTTTTGCAGCGAACCAAACAACAAGGAAAAATGTAGCAAACAATAATGATACCGAAATTGCGATTTGCCACCACGGCACACCAAACGGAATACGCATTAGCATTACAATTGGCGATGTTAATGGAATCATCGAAAAAATTACAGCAATGCTTCCGTGCGGATCATTAACAACTGTAAAAAATCCGATATAGACGCTTAAAATAAGAGGCATTATAATTGGCAGTAAAAACTGCTGCGAATCTGTTTGATTGTCTACTGCGGCTCCGATTGCAGCATAAAATGAACTGTACAGAAAATAACCTCCTATAAAATAAACCACAAAACCGATTATGATACTTGCAATTGGCAGGTTCCACAATTCAGCAATATACATTTGTGCAGATCCTGAAAGTTCGTGCTGTGCCGACTGCATTAATTCTGGCGAAATTCTGGCTGTTGGTCCAACGTTGACACCAAAAAATGCGGAAGCTGCAAACATTAATCCCAAACCAATAATTGCCCAAATCATAAATTGTAAAATCCCTGCAAGCGATGTTCCTATAATTTTACCAATCATTAACTGAAATGGTTTTACTGATGAAATAATGATTTCAATAATTCGGTTTGTTTTTTCCTCGATTACACTTCGCATTACCATGTTTCCGTAGATGATAATAAACATCATAATCAAATAACCGAACGCACCGCCAATTCCTATTTTGATTTCATTTAAGCCTTTTAAACTTTCTTCACCAGAAGCTTTTATCAAATGAATATTAACTTTTGATTGTGCTTTTTGAATAGCTAGAGTGTCTAGTTTGGCTTTCTCGAGATTTAGTTTTGTAATTTTTGTTCCGATGACATCCTGTATGCTTTCTACAAAAGAAATACTCGGACTATTATTCGAAATAAATTCAATTTTACTTTCTAAATCTTTTGTGTCATTTGTTTTTGGAATGACAATTAAACCGCTGAAATTTTCTTTTGTAATACTGTCTTTCAACGCTTTTACATCAACTGCAGATAAATCGAGATATTTGAACTCTGCTCCTTTTTTATTTTCTTTTAAGAAATCGGAAGCAAAAAGTCCAGTTTCGTCATGAATTGCAATACGCTTTGTATCGGCTTTCATCGAGCTCAAATAGCCAATAAAAACGGCTATTGCCACGAATAAAAGCGGACTCAAAAAAGTCATGACAACAAAAGATTTATTGCGGACTTTGGCAATAAATTCTCTTTTTATAATCAACGAAATGATGCTCATAAATATTTTTAATTTTTAAAACTTCAAATCCCAAATTCCAAGCTTTTACAATTGAAATTTGGAATTTCTATTTTGGAATTTTTAAATTTTATTTTCTGTTACTGTCTGAATAAAAATATCGTTTACACTTGGAATTTTTTCAACGAAATGTGTCACTTGTCCACGTTGTGTCAAAATATTCAATAATTCGTTTGGAGTTGCATTTCCTATTTGGATATTT contains:
- a CDS encoding DEAD/DEAH box helicase, with the translated sequence MKLKKINEKLQDGLIENGLTEANALQLETFSTIKSGADCVIISPKGSGKTTTIVLNVIQQLAGKNEESPRALIIVEDKAKVLEMVALFEKYGKYTNLEVYGVNEKGDMDYDKNYISTGIDVLIGTPTKLNDMFSTAGYNVNRLKMLILDDADPILRLRHETKIMRISGSIAKTQRLIFAETLTERIEILADKMLVEPFLFDMDEEGEEELDEEEDDIQEE
- a CDS encoding ABC transporter permease, which translates into the protein MSIISLIIKREFIAKVRNKSFVVMTFLSPLLFVAIAVFIGYLSSMKADTKRIAIHDETGLFASDFLKENKKGAEFKYLDLSAVDVKALKDSITKENFSGLIVIPKTNDTKDLESKIEFISNNSPSISFVESIQDVIGTKITKLNLEKAKLDTLAIQKAQSKVNIHLIKASGEESLKGLNEIKIGIGGAFGYLIMMFIIIYGNMVMRSVIEEKTNRIIEIIISSVKPFQLMIGKIIGTSLAGILQFMIWAIIGLGLMFAASAFFGVNVGPTARISPELMQSAQHELSGSAQMYIAELWNLPIASIIIGFVVYFIGGYFLYSSFYAAIGAAVDNQTDSQQFLLPIIMPLILSVYIGFFTVVNDPHGSIAVIFSMIPLTSPIVMLMRIPFGVPWWQIAISVSLLFATFFLVVWFAAKIYRVGILMYGKKPTWKELYRWLKY
- a CDS encoding Cof-type HAD-IIB family hydrolase, with protein sequence MQYKMLVLDMDDTLLTDDHKISDLNKKVILEAQAKGVYVVLASGRPTSAMTAYAKELQLDINDSYIISFNGAIISRAKDDLVFFEQKLTVEQIHELYDYSVKMKTHIITYLDNEIISETDSPYIEVEKEITGMVHRKVTSFKEYVDRPAVKCILLEDPAYLKTVEKDLIEAMPHLSVSMSKPFFLEAAQQGIDKAASLKLLADKLGILQSEIIAVGNAGNDLTMIEYAGLGVWVDNVTPELRDKADIIVASNNNDGVAEVITRYILN
- a CDS encoding DUF2007 domain-containing protein is translated as MGLMKVFSGSEVLAIALQERLETAGVETVKKDNIQSARLGGFGGTDLAVEVFIQETDYAKANPVIEEFRMSL
- a CDS encoding sigma-54 dependent transcriptional regulator; the protein is MSKILIIEDEAAIRRVLVKILSEENDSYQVEEAEDGVAGLEKIKNNDYDLVLCDIKMPKMDGVEVLEEVKKIKPEIPMVMISGHGDMETAIHTMRLGAFDYISKPPDLNRLLNTVRNALDKKQLVVENKILKKKVSKNYEMIGESESINHIKVMIDKVAQTEARVLITGPNGTGKELVAHQLHEKSERANFPLIEVNCAAIPSELIESELFGHVKGAFTSAVKDRAGKFEAADKGTIFLDEIGDMSLSAQAKVLRALQESMITRVGADKDIKVDVRVVAATNKDLKTEIAEGRFREDLYHRLAVILIKVPPLNERRDDIPALIKHFAEKIASEQGNAVKVFSAQAIKLLQEYDWTGNIRELRNVVERLIILGGNEISETDVKLFASK
- a CDS encoding GNAT family N-acetyltransferase, encoding MKNSIETERLILRELALSDAEGMFELDSNPNVHLFLGNNPVKHIEESIDYIKFVQKQYKDFGTGRWAVVLKETNEFIGWSGIKYITDEINNHKNFYELGYRFIEKHWGKGYASEAGKAFVDYAFNKMKVEALYAYADAGNENSRKILEKLGFHFVNSFEYQGEIEVWYELKNPNSN
- a CDS encoding alpha/beta fold hydrolase; translation: MEILKTFKFLAFVLLCFFLIVYVLIISYVYFNQVELVFHSSKLPKNFKFDYQHKYEEINIESFDGSILNGLLFKAEKSKGLIFYLHGNAGTLETWGKIAKIYTSLGYDIFILDYRSFGKSEGEIENEEQLSKDISIVYKQLSKRYSEDEIIIAGYSIGSGFAAKLALENRPKAVILQAPYYNFLELSSSRVPFFPDFMKRFSLETNLYLPKIKAPIYIFHGTDDQLIPCENSLRLKKLLKSNAYFYPLEGQGHVGMNENEDFQKQLKIILE